From one Macellibacteroides fermentans genomic stretch:
- a CDS encoding MFS transporter, which produces MKNKQVSPWAWVPTLYFAQGLPYVAVMTISVIMYKRLGISNTDIALYTSWLYLPWVIKPFWSPFVDLLKTKRWWVVTMQMLVGAGLAGVAFTLPTDFFFQASLAVFWLVAFSSATHDIAADGYYMLALEPHEQAFFVGIRSTFYRISTIAGQGILVMIAGALETSTGKIPMSWSITFFIMAGLFIAFCLYHKFILPKPASDKPSVTVTASNLMKEFFATFASFFKKKQVAIAILFMLFYRFPEAQLVKLITPFLIDPREVGGLGLTTTEIGLTYGTIGIIGLTIGGILGGILASRGGLKKWLWPMALIISLPNIAFVYLASVQPESFWVINLCVFIEQFGYGFGFTAYMLYMIYFSDGEHKTAHYAICTAFMALGMMLPGMAAGWLQEQLGYENFFIWVMICCIGTLVVTAFLKVDPNFAKKQKE; this is translated from the coding sequence ATGAAAAATAAACAAGTTTCACCCTGGGCGTGGGTACCCACCTTGTATTTTGCACAAGGACTACCTTATGTCGCCGTTATGACCATTTCTGTAATCATGTATAAGCGCCTGGGTATATCCAATACCGACATCGCCCTGTACACAAGCTGGCTCTATCTGCCGTGGGTAATCAAACCATTCTGGAGTCCGTTTGTAGATTTACTGAAAACAAAACGGTGGTGGGTTGTTACGATGCAGATGTTGGTAGGTGCAGGATTGGCGGGAGTAGCCTTTACGCTTCCAACGGATTTTTTCTTTCAGGCCTCGTTAGCCGTATTCTGGCTGGTCGCTTTCAGCTCCGCCACCCACGATATCGCTGCCGACGGGTATTACATGCTGGCCCTCGAACCGCATGAACAGGCCTTCTTTGTGGGAATCCGCAGCACGTTCTACCGTATTTCGACCATAGCCGGACAAGGTATCCTGGTTATGATTGCCGGCGCACTGGAAACCAGCACCGGCAAGATACCTATGTCGTGGTCCATCACCTTCTTCATCATGGCAGGTCTGTTCATCGCCTTTTGCCTGTATCACAAATTTATACTGCCTAAGCCCGCTTCAGACAAGCCGTCGGTTACGGTTACAGCCTCCAATCTGATGAAAGAGTTTTTTGCCACTTTCGCCTCCTTCTTCAAGAAGAAACAGGTAGCCATCGCCATTCTGTTTATGTTGTTCTACCGTTTTCCCGAAGCGCAGCTGGTTAAGCTGATCACTCCATTCCTGATCGACCCGCGCGAAGTAGGGGGACTGGGACTTACAACCACCGAAATCGGGCTGACGTATGGTACCATCGGTATCATCGGACTTACCATAGGTGGAATTCTGGGAGGTATCCTCGCTTCAAGAGGTGGATTGAAAAAATGGTTATGGCCTATGGCGTTAATCATCTCTTTGCCGAATATAGCCTTCGTATACCTGGCCAGCGTTCAACCGGAAAGCTTTTGGGTAATCAATCTTTGTGTGTTCATCGAGCAGTTCGGATACGGATTCGGATTCACAGCCTATATGTTATACATGATCTATTTCTCGGACGGCGAGCACAAAACAGCCCACTATGCCATCTGTACCGCATTCATGGCACTGGGAATGATGTTGCCGGGCATGGCTGCCGGGTGGTTGCAGGAACAGCTGGGTTACGAAAACTTCTTCATCTGGGTGATGATCTGCTGTATCGGAACCCTGGTGGTTACGGCCTTCCTTAAAGTGGATCCTAATTTTGCTAAAAAACAGAAAGAATAA